From a region of the Microterricola gilva genome:
- a CDS encoding ABC transporter ATP-binding protein, with product MTRPIVELNGVTRSYGSPPTVALNGVDLRIDEGEMVAIVGPSGSGKSTMLNIIGSLDRASSGSAAIAGHDIAGLSDAALSALRAHTIGFVFQQFHLADGVSALDNVATGLLYTGTPPRERRRLAAIALERVGLGDRLLHDPRQLSGGERQRVAIARAVVGEPRLLLADEPTGSLDTRSGAGVMEILGELNRSGTTVVVITHDQSLAERMPRRVRIRDGEIVADERGVAA from the coding sequence ATGACACGCCCCATCGTTGAGCTGAACGGCGTCACCCGCTCCTACGGCTCGCCGCCCACCGTGGCCCTGAACGGAGTCGACCTGCGCATTGATGAGGGAGAGATGGTGGCGATCGTGGGGCCGAGCGGCTCCGGTAAGTCCACGATGCTCAACATCATCGGCTCCCTCGACCGCGCGAGTTCCGGTTCCGCGGCGATCGCCGGCCATGACATCGCCGGGCTCAGCGACGCGGCACTGTCCGCACTCCGTGCGCACACGATCGGCTTCGTCTTCCAGCAGTTCCACCTCGCGGACGGCGTGAGCGCGCTCGATAACGTCGCGACCGGCTTGCTGTACACGGGAACGCCGCCGAGGGAACGCCGCCGTCTGGCCGCCATCGCCCTGGAACGCGTCGGCCTCGGCGACCGTCTGCTGCACGACCCGCGTCAGCTCTCCGGCGGTGAGCGGCAGCGGGTCGCGATCGCCCGCGCCGTCGTTGGTGAACCGCGGCTGCTCCTCGCCGACGAGCCGACCGGAAGCCTCGACACCCGCTCCGGTGCGGGCGTGATGGAGATCCTGGGCGAGCTCAACCGCTCCGGCACCACCGTCGTCGTGATCACCCACGACCAATCCCTGGCCGAGCGGATGCCGCGCCGCGTGCGCATCCGCGACGGTGAGATCGTGGCCGACGAGCGCGGGGTCGCGGCATGA
- a CDS encoding metallophosphoesterase family protein codes for MTAALVESPPVVMAPREDGFEIVWGVSRLSRGWLEWEAPDGERGVVTSDSFGMVPQDDRVLRVRVAGWPAGTARRVRAVTESVLDPRERHESAWKTVRTLAPASDTAHIAVWNDTHQNDDTLRALDAVTPEVDVLVWNGDLCNDWKDPAWFTTTILSPAGLDVSADRPLAIVVGNHDVRGTWAYQLEDFVASPEGRPFTAFRVGPVACVVLHTGEDKPDAHPSFEGRVAFEPLRAEQAEWLREVTAQPEFRDAPYRVVFCHIPLRWIEEVEVDYDDGGYDWFSRMSRDAWNDALVAWGAQIVVSGHTHGTAWLPPTAEFPYGQLIGGGPDTDAASEEAATWIDANASSKELVFTMRTLDGAIVHEVRLDPLTDAATARELLTSR; via the coding sequence ATGACCGCAGCACTGGTGGAGAGCCCTCCCGTGGTGATGGCGCCCCGCGAGGACGGCTTCGAGATCGTGTGGGGGGTGAGCCGCCTCAGCCGCGGCTGGCTCGAGTGGGAGGCGCCAGACGGCGAGCGCGGCGTCGTCACGTCCGACTCCTTCGGCATGGTTCCGCAGGACGACCGGGTGCTCCGGGTGCGCGTGGCCGGGTGGCCGGCCGGCACCGCGCGCCGTGTCCGCGCCGTGACGGAGTCGGTGCTCGACCCGCGTGAGCGACACGAGAGCGCGTGGAAGACCGTGCGCACGCTCGCCCCGGCATCCGACACCGCCCACATCGCCGTGTGGAACGACACCCACCAGAATGACGACACCCTGCGCGCGCTGGATGCCGTCACCCCCGAGGTGGACGTGCTCGTCTGGAACGGCGATCTCTGCAACGACTGGAAGGACCCGGCGTGGTTCACGACCACGATCCTCAGCCCGGCCGGTCTCGATGTGAGCGCCGACCGCCCGCTGGCGATCGTCGTGGGCAACCACGATGTGCGCGGCACCTGGGCATACCAGCTGGAGGACTTCGTCGCCTCGCCGGAGGGTCGCCCGTTCACCGCCTTCCGCGTCGGGCCGGTCGCCTGCGTGGTGCTGCACACCGGTGAGGACAAGCCGGACGCCCACCCGAGCTTCGAGGGACGCGTGGCGTTCGAACCGCTGCGGGCCGAGCAGGCGGAGTGGCTGCGCGAGGTCACCGCGCAGCCGGAGTTCCGCGACGCCCCCTACCGTGTCGTGTTCTGTCACATTCCGCTGCGCTGGATCGAGGAGGTTGAGGTCGACTACGACGACGGCGGCTACGACTGGTTCAGCCGGATGAGCCGCGACGCGTGGAACGACGCGCTCGTCGCGTGGGGTGCCCAGATCGTCGTGTCCGGGCACACCCACGGCACCGCGTGGCTGCCGCCGACGGCCGAATTCCCCTACGGGCAGCTCATCGGCGGCGGTCCGGACACCGATGCCGCCTCAGAGGAGGCCGCGACGTGGATCGATGCGAACGCGTCATCCAAGGAGCTCGTGTTCACGATGCGCACCCTCGACGGTGCGATCGTGCACGAGGTGCGGCTGGATCCGCTCACGGATGCCGCCACTGCGCGCGAGCTGCTGACCTCCCGCTGA
- a CDS encoding peptidoglycan-binding protein, whose product MTAPSLAAPRRARRGWLIVGAGVAVLAVVATVVVLLQPPREAVAGPKAVNVETAVVTRGDLTEGFRAQGTLAYAAPREIGTALPGVVTGFPASGSIVGAGQELFRIDDQPVVLLHGDLPAWRAFSLGMTDGADVLQLERNLAALGFFDREPDEEFAGSTERAVKNWQESLGLEETGAIELGRVVFAQGDVRIQAPKAAIGDAGSAAVVSVTGANKEVLAFVDTAQQGLVAVGTKLTVTLPGGVQAGGTVVSVGAPVERDGGNGKTMKVPVTVTLDDAAATANLDNVSVTIFLTQVKASDVLLVPVVALLARPGGGFAVEVVADDSAKTGAHSSIVPVELGAFADGFVAVTGGKLAEGDTVVVAK is encoded by the coding sequence ATGACCGCGCCGAGCCTCGCCGCGCCCCGCCGCGCCCGACGTGGATGGCTGATCGTCGGCGCCGGCGTGGCTGTGCTCGCCGTCGTCGCGACAGTTGTCGTGCTGCTGCAGCCCCCGAGGGAGGCGGTGGCCGGGCCGAAGGCCGTGAACGTCGAGACGGCCGTGGTCACGCGCGGCGACCTGACGGAGGGCTTCCGTGCCCAGGGCACGCTGGCCTATGCGGCGCCGCGCGAGATCGGAACGGCGCTGCCCGGCGTCGTCACCGGATTCCCGGCATCCGGCAGCATCGTCGGAGCCGGCCAGGAACTGTTTCGCATCGATGACCAACCCGTCGTGCTCCTGCACGGCGATCTGCCCGCGTGGCGTGCGTTCTCGCTGGGGATGACGGACGGCGCCGATGTCCTGCAGCTGGAGCGCAACCTCGCAGCGCTTGGCTTCTTCGATCGGGAACCCGATGAGGAATTCGCGGGCAGCACCGAGCGGGCAGTGAAGAACTGGCAGGAATCGCTGGGTCTCGAGGAGACCGGGGCGATCGAGCTCGGCCGCGTCGTGTTCGCGCAGGGCGATGTGCGCATCCAGGCGCCGAAGGCGGCGATCGGCGATGCCGGCAGCGCGGCGGTCGTCTCGGTCACCGGCGCGAACAAGGAGGTGCTGGCGTTCGTCGACACCGCGCAGCAGGGGCTCGTGGCGGTTGGCACAAAGCTGACGGTCACGCTCCCGGGCGGGGTGCAGGCCGGTGGAACGGTCGTCTCCGTCGGCGCCCCCGTCGAGCGTGACGGCGGCAACGGCAAGACGATGAAGGTGCCAGTCACCGTCACTCTCGACGACGCCGCGGCCACCGCGAATCTTGACAACGTCTCGGTGACGATCTTCCTCACCCAGGTCAAGGCAAGCGACGTGCTCCTCGTTCCCGTTGTGGCGTTGCTGGCCCGGCCCGGTGGCGGGTTCGCCGTCGAGGTCGTGGCGGACGATTCGGCGAAGACGGGTGCACACTCGAGCATCGTCCCCGTCGAGCTCGGCGCTTTCGCCGACGGCTTCGTCGCCGTCACGGGCGGAAAGCTGGCCGAAGGCGACACGGTGGTGGTGGCGAAATGA
- a CDS encoding carbohydrate ABC transporter permease has protein sequence MITDVPSSRANKPVTGSTVAMLSVKGRTRRKLNWSGWWFVGPFMLLFAVVFLAPLVYAIYLSLFRETLVGGNSFVGFENYAKAMVDPKFWDAMLRVTIFLLVQVPIMLGLALFAALALDSARLRWVPFYRLSIFLPYAVPGVVAVMIWGYMYGSQFGLVADINRFFGVDLPSPLAENLIMASIGNIVTWEFVGYNMLIFFSALKAVPQELYEAAEIDGAGAFRTIFSIKLPSIRGAMIIATIFSVIGSFQLFNEPSILQTIAPNSITSYFTPNLYAFNLSFAGSQFNYAAAIAIVSGIITMVVAYLVQLGGEKKEAKA, from the coding sequence ATGATCACCGATGTTCCGTCCTCGCGTGCAAACAAGCCGGTTACCGGCTCCACTGTTGCAATGCTGTCGGTCAAGGGCCGGACGCGTCGCAAGCTCAACTGGTCCGGCTGGTGGTTCGTCGGCCCGTTCATGCTGCTCTTCGCCGTGGTCTTCCTCGCGCCGCTGGTCTACGCAATCTACCTCAGCCTGTTCCGCGAGACGCTGGTCGGGGGCAACTCCTTCGTCGGCTTCGAGAACTACGCGAAGGCGATGGTCGACCCGAAGTTCTGGGACGCCATGCTCCGCGTCACGATCTTCCTGCTGGTGCAGGTGCCGATCATGCTCGGGCTCGCGCTGTTCGCGGCGCTCGCCCTCGACAGTGCCCGCCTGCGCTGGGTGCCGTTCTACCGGCTCTCGATCTTCCTGCCCTACGCGGTGCCCGGCGTCGTCGCCGTGATGATCTGGGGCTATATGTACGGCTCGCAATTCGGACTCGTCGCCGACATCAACCGCTTCTTCGGTGTCGATCTGCCATCGCCGCTCGCGGAGAACCTCATCATGGCGTCGATCGGCAACATCGTCACGTGGGAGTTCGTCGGCTACAACATGCTCATCTTCTTCTCCGCCCTCAAGGCCGTTCCCCAGGAACTGTACGAGGCCGCTGAGATCGACGGTGCCGGCGCGTTCCGCACGATCTTCTCGATCAAGCTGCCGTCGATCCGCGGCGCCATGATCATCGCGACGATCTTCTCCGTCATCGGCAGCTTCCAGCTATTCAACGAGCCGTCGATTCTGCAGACCATCGCACCGAACTCGATCACCTCGTACTTCACCCCGAACCTGTACGCGTTCAACCTGTCGTTCGCCGGCTCGCAGTTCAACTACGCCGCGGCGATCGCGATCGTCTCGGGAATCATCACCATGGTGGTCGCCTACCTCGTTCAGCTCGGCGGCGAAAAGAAGGAGGCGAAGGCATGA
- a CDS encoding response regulator transcription factor, whose protein sequence is MRVLIVEDEEFLADAIRTRLAMDAIAADIVGDGDAALEAAAINDYDVVLLDRDIPGTHGDDVCRTLAADPESPAILMLTAAGSLDDRVGGLELGADDYLSKPFEFPELIARLRALNRRSFTSLPPVLERRGVRLDPFRREVTVGGRFVTLARKEFAVLELLLQAQGGVVSAETILEKAWDENANPFTNSVKVTISNLRRKLGDPSIISTVAGVGYAITEESDND, encoded by the coding sequence GTGAGAGTGCTGATCGTAGAAGACGAGGAGTTCCTCGCCGATGCCATCCGCACCCGGTTGGCGATGGACGCGATCGCGGCCGATATCGTCGGTGACGGCGACGCGGCGCTCGAAGCAGCCGCGATCAACGACTACGACGTCGTGCTGCTCGATCGCGACATTCCCGGCACCCACGGCGATGACGTCTGCCGCACGCTGGCGGCCGACCCCGAGAGCCCGGCCATCCTGATGCTGACGGCCGCCGGCTCGCTCGACGACCGGGTGGGCGGCCTGGAGCTCGGTGCCGACGACTACCTGAGCAAGCCGTTCGAGTTTCCCGAGCTCATCGCCAGGCTGCGCGCGCTCAACCGGCGCAGCTTCACCTCGCTGCCGCCCGTGTTGGAGCGTCGCGGCGTCCGCCTCGACCCCTTCCGGCGCGAGGTCACGGTCGGCGGGCGCTTCGTCACGCTGGCCCGCAAGGAGTTCGCCGTGCTCGAGCTGCTGCTCCAGGCGCAGGGTGGCGTGGTCAGCGCCGAGACGATCCTGGAGAAGGCGTGGGACGAGAACGCCAACCCCTTCACCAACTCGGTGAAGGTCACGATCAGCAACCTCCGCCGCAAGCTCGGTGACCCCTCGATCATCAGCACCGTCGCGGGCGTCGGCTACGCCATCACCGAGGAGTCCGACAATGACTGA
- a CDS encoding DUF5054 domain-containing protein — MITTLHVVFKTHLDLGFTDTAANVTDRYVHEYLPRAIALAEELERRGGPARFRWTTGSWLIHEALRLGSAEERASLENAIRAGHVQWHALPMSTHTELMDAGLVEHGISIGRRLDERFGRHTIAAKMTDVPGHTIGLVPFLDRAGIEYLHLGVNGSSAVPEVPEFFVWRAPDGSEVVVNYAQSYGATAHGAAVAPSGSDAMHLAHTGDNFGPPTADMVEELFAELAEAYPDARIVASTLDDFAAAVLADKDSLPVLDEEIGDSWIHGVASDPVQTARLRALLRLRTAWLADGTLVPGTAECDGFSDGLLLVPEHTWGQDLKTYLPDYVNYEKADFQRARAADVIDPAINPSEFDVYAWAYSEHPSPQGLRYSAFERSWAEQRAHLDRALSFLSPERAAEALAAIADTAPACADEAPTEAVAIDLGAEHSAGAHRVRFGDDGSVVSLVDAAGIEWAGPEHRLASFSYQTFDERDEARWMQEYSRDLDETAMWAVPDFRKPGLAIAETLPATVFTPHVVSAERVEDGGDTVFTLWLALPDAASESWGGARDIRLSYRFPAAGAIQITLDLDGKDASRLPEASWLGFRPLPAPGDWRLSKLGSQVDPQRVVRGGNRTLHAVAEVSRSGERSFALRPVDAALVAVGQPALYRFENRVAEPEDGMHVNLHNNIWGTNFTMWLDDALRFRFELELA, encoded by the coding sequence ATGATCACCACCCTCCACGTCGTCTTCAAGACCCACCTCGATCTCGGCTTCACCGACACCGCGGCCAACGTCACCGACCGATACGTGCACGAGTACCTGCCACGGGCGATCGCACTCGCCGAGGAGCTGGAACGCCGCGGCGGCCCCGCCCGCTTCCGCTGGACGACCGGCTCGTGGCTGATCCACGAGGCGCTCCGCCTCGGGAGCGCCGAGGAGCGGGCCTCACTGGAGAACGCAATCCGGGCCGGGCACGTGCAGTGGCACGCGCTGCCGATGTCAACGCACACCGAGCTCATGGATGCCGGCCTCGTCGAGCACGGCATCTCGATCGGGCGCCGGCTCGATGAGCGCTTCGGGCGGCACACGATCGCCGCGAAGATGACGGACGTCCCCGGCCACACGATCGGCCTCGTCCCGTTCCTCGATCGCGCCGGCATCGAATACCTGCACCTCGGCGTCAACGGATCCTCCGCGGTTCCTGAGGTGCCCGAGTTCTTCGTCTGGCGTGCGCCTGACGGCAGCGAGGTCGTCGTGAACTACGCCCAGAGCTACGGTGCGACCGCACACGGTGCCGCCGTCGCGCCCAGCGGCAGCGACGCCATGCACCTCGCGCACACCGGCGACAACTTCGGCCCGCCCACCGCAGACATGGTCGAGGAACTGTTCGCCGAGCTCGCCGAGGCGTACCCGGATGCCCGCATCGTGGCGTCGACGCTCGACGACTTCGCTGCGGCTGTGCTCGCCGACAAGGACAGCCTGCCCGTGCTGGATGAGGAGATCGGCGACAGCTGGATCCACGGCGTCGCCAGTGACCCGGTGCAGACCGCGCGACTGCGCGCCCTGCTGCGGCTGCGCACCGCCTGGCTCGCCGACGGCACCCTTGTTCCGGGAACCGCCGAGTGTGACGGCTTCAGCGACGGGCTCCTGCTCGTTCCTGAACACACCTGGGGGCAGGATCTGAAGACCTACCTGCCCGACTACGTGAACTACGAGAAGGCCGACTTCCAGCGGGCGCGCGCAGCCGACGTCATCGATCCGGCGATCAACCCGTCGGAGTTCGACGTCTACGCCTGGGCCTACAGCGAGCACCCGAGCCCGCAGGGCCTGCGCTACTCGGCCTTCGAACGGTCCTGGGCGGAGCAGCGTGCCCACCTCGACCGTGCGCTCTCCTTCCTCTCCCCCGAGCGTGCGGCCGAGGCGCTGGCCGCGATCGCCGATACCGCTCCGGCGTGCGCCGACGAGGCCCCCACCGAGGCCGTCGCCATCGACCTGGGCGCCGAGCACAGCGCCGGCGCGCACCGCGTCCGTTTCGGCGATGACGGCTCCGTGGTGTCGCTCGTCGATGCCGCCGGAATCGAGTGGGCAGGGCCGGAGCACCGACTCGCCTCCTTCAGCTACCAGACCTTCGACGAGCGCGACGAGGCCCGCTGGATGCAGGAGTACTCCCGCGACCTGGACGAGACCGCGATGTGGGCCGTCCCCGACTTCCGGAAGCCGGGGCTCGCCATCGCCGAGACCCTGCCTGCCACCGTCTTCACGCCGCACGTCGTGTCGGCGGAGCGGGTCGAGGATGGCGGAGACACCGTCTTCACGCTGTGGCTCGCCCTGCCCGATGCGGCGAGCGAGTCCTGGGGCGGCGCCCGCGACATCCGCCTCAGCTACCGCTTCCCCGCCGCCGGCGCCATCCAGATCACCCTCGACCTCGACGGCAAGGACGCCTCGCGGCTGCCGGAGGCGAGCTGGCTCGGCTTCCGCCCGCTGCCTGCGCCGGGCGACTGGCGGCTGAGCAAGCTCGGCAGCCAGGTCGACCCGCAGCGCGTCGTGCGGGGCGGCAACCGCACCCTGCACGCGGTGGCGGAGGTCTCCCGCAGCGGGGAGCGTTCCTTCGCGCTCCGCCCGGTCGACGCCGCGCTCGTCGCCGTCGGGCAGCCGGCGCTGTACCGCTTCGAGAACAGGGTTGCCGAGCCGGAAGACGGCATGCACGTCAACCTGCACAACAACATCTGGGGCACGAACTTCACCATGTGGCTCGACGACGCGCTGCGCTTCCGCTTCGAGCTGGAACTCGCGTGA
- a CDS encoding alpha-amylase family glycosyl hydrolase, with translation MSTSTEPAVIHGRAGAQNPGEEWWRSAVIYQIYPRSFADQNGDGIGDLPGITARLDALQELGVDALWLSPFYVSPQRDGGYDVADYCDVDPLFGTIADFDELLAAAHARGMRLIVDIVPNHSSVEHPWFREALAAPSGSAARARYIFREGRGIDGNEPPNNWQSCFGGPAWTRLTEPDGRPGQWYLHLFDSSQPDFDWTKEEVRTEFRRILRFWLDRGVDGFRIDVASSMAKADGLPDFDPLVGEDYAPYTGQPGVHEIFRDWRRLLDEYPGERVFVAEAWVKPLHRRADWVRPDELHQAFNDLFNEWDAPTLQHAIDSTIAVFSSVGAPASWVASNHDSIRQATQFSLTGPQRPGGIGPSSTGVPRYDDCLPRARALALLTLALPGSAYIYQGEELGLPEVTELPDAARQDPTFFRTGGEQYGRDGCRVPIPWEADAPGYGFGPNAAAWLPQPPIWARLARDRQNRDQGSTLTLYRQAIALRRAQGLGSGTLSWLPGLPPEVLAFQNGDTRVYINMGTDPVLLPAGSVLLASSTLHDNTLAPDTAVWMHA, from the coding sequence ATGTCCACAAGCACCGAGCCGGCGGTCATCCACGGCCGCGCGGGAGCACAGAATCCGGGTGAGGAGTGGTGGCGAAGTGCCGTCATCTACCAGATCTACCCGCGCTCATTCGCCGATCAGAACGGCGACGGCATCGGCGATCTGCCCGGCATCACCGCTCGTCTCGACGCGCTCCAGGAACTCGGCGTCGACGCGCTCTGGCTCTCCCCCTTCTATGTCTCGCCGCAGCGGGATGGCGGCTATGACGTCGCTGACTACTGCGACGTCGACCCGCTGTTCGGCACCATCGCCGACTTCGATGAGCTGCTCGCGGCGGCTCACGCTCGCGGCATGCGCCTCATCGTCGACATCGTGCCCAACCACTCCAGCGTCGAGCACCCCTGGTTCCGGGAGGCACTGGCCGCCCCGTCCGGAAGCGCTGCCCGCGCACGCTACATTTTCCGCGAAGGCCGTGGGATCGACGGCAACGAGCCGCCGAACAACTGGCAGTCGTGCTTCGGCGGACCGGCCTGGACACGACTCACCGAACCCGACGGCCGACCCGGACAGTGGTACCTGCACCTCTTCGACAGCTCGCAGCCCGACTTCGACTGGACGAAGGAGGAGGTGCGCACCGAGTTCCGTCGGATCCTCCGCTTCTGGCTCGACCGCGGAGTCGATGGCTTCCGCATTGACGTGGCCAGCAGCATGGCCAAGGCCGATGGCCTGCCAGACTTCGACCCCCTGGTCGGGGAGGACTACGCGCCGTACACGGGGCAGCCCGGTGTGCACGAGATCTTCCGTGACTGGCGCCGGCTGCTCGACGAGTACCCCGGCGAGCGCGTTTTCGTCGCTGAGGCCTGGGTCAAACCACTCCATCGCAGGGCCGATTGGGTACGACCGGACGAGCTGCATCAGGCGTTCAACGACCTCTTCAACGAGTGGGATGCACCGACGCTCCAGCACGCCATCGACAGCACCATCGCGGTGTTCTCCTCGGTCGGCGCACCCGCGAGCTGGGTTGCTTCCAACCACGACTCGATCCGGCAGGCGACCCAGTTCTCACTCACCGGCCCGCAGCGGCCCGGCGGAATCGGGCCGAGTTCGACGGGGGTGCCGCGCTATGACGACTGCCTTCCGCGCGCACGGGCGCTGGCTCTCCTCACGCTGGCGCTTCCCGGTTCCGCATACATCTATCAGGGTGAGGAGCTCGGGCTGCCGGAGGTGACCGAGCTTCCCGATGCGGCCAGACAGGATCCGACCTTCTTCCGCACGGGTGGGGAACAGTATGGACGCGACGGATGCCGCGTCCCCATTCCCTGGGAGGCGGACGCCCCCGGCTACGGCTTCGGCCCGAACGCGGCCGCCTGGCTGCCGCAGCCGCCCATCTGGGCTCGCCTCGCACGCGATCGGCAGAACCGCGATCAGGGGTCGACGCTCACCCTCTACCGGCAGGCGATCGCGCTGCGCCGCGCACAGGGGCTCGGTTCCGGAACGCTGAGCTGGCTCCCCGGACTGCCGCCAGAGGTGCTCGCCTTCCAGAATGGGGACACCCGCGTCTACATCAACATGGGCACGGACCCCGTCCTGCTCCCGGCCGGCAGCGTGCTGTTGGCCAGCTCCACCCTCCACGACAACACCCTCGCCCCCGACACCGCAGTTTGGATGCACGCATGA
- a CDS encoding ABC transporter permease, which translates to MSLSSRSRLRAGDLFALGFHGLRARPMRAILSSLGIAIGIAAMISVIGISTSSQALIAGKLSALGTNVLTVTAGTDLLGEDAPLPAGSLAAIRRIDGVQHVGSTAMLKDVTVFRNAEIEKTRTGGLSVVAADLGLLEASGATLLSGTWLNEATAQFPTTVLGRTSAERLGIQKAGGQVWLGGQAFTVVGILDSSPLAPELDAMALIGEPIATTLFGYAGSPTRIYERSDEGRVAAVRKLLPPTISPESPSEVTVSRPSDVLAAKNTVDQAFTGLLVGVGSIALLVGGIGVANTMVISVLERRREIGLRRSLGATRRHIRLQFLFEAMLLAAYGGLAGTALGWLITAVTARSNGWVLAIPPEVLVAGVAVTVAVGAVAGVLPAVRAAKTSPTAALSS; encoded by the coding sequence ATGAGTCTCAGCTCCCGCTCCCGTCTGCGGGCCGGCGATCTATTCGCACTCGGCTTCCACGGCCTGCGCGCCCGCCCGATGCGCGCCATCCTCTCGTCGCTCGGTATCGCAATCGGCATCGCCGCGATGATCTCCGTGATCGGCATCTCGACGTCCAGCCAGGCGCTGATCGCGGGCAAGCTCTCCGCGCTCGGCACGAACGTGCTCACGGTCACGGCCGGAACCGATCTGCTCGGCGAGGACGCGCCGCTGCCGGCCGGCTCCCTCGCCGCCATCCGGCGCATTGACGGCGTGCAGCATGTCGGCTCGACGGCAATGCTCAAGGACGTCACCGTGTTCCGCAATGCCGAGATCGAGAAGACCCGCACGGGCGGGTTGAGCGTCGTCGCCGCCGATCTGGGGCTGCTCGAGGCGTCAGGTGCCACGCTGCTGAGCGGAACCTGGTTGAACGAGGCGACGGCCCAGTTTCCCACCACTGTGCTCGGTCGCACGAGCGCCGAACGGCTCGGCATCCAGAAAGCGGGAGGTCAGGTCTGGCTGGGCGGGCAGGCGTTCACGGTCGTCGGGATCCTCGACTCCTCTCCGCTCGCGCCGGAACTGGACGCGATGGCGCTGATCGGCGAGCCGATCGCCACGACCCTCTTCGGCTACGCAGGCAGCCCGACCAGAATCTACGAGCGCTCCGATGAGGGCCGCGTCGCCGCCGTACGGAAGCTGCTGCCACCGACGATCAGCCCCGAGTCGCCGAGCGAGGTGACGGTGAGCCGGCCGTCAGACGTCCTCGCAGCGAAGAACACCGTCGACCAGGCCTTCACCGGGCTGCTCGTCGGCGTCGGGTCCATCGCGCTCCTCGTCGGCGGCATCGGGGTGGCCAACACCATGGTCATCTCGGTGCTTGAGCGGCGCCGCGAGATCGGCCTGCGCCGGTCCCTCGGCGCCACCCGCAGGCACATCCGGCTGCAGTTCCTGTTCGAGGCGATGCTGCTGGCGGCGTACGGCGGTCTCGCCGGAACCGCGCTCGGCTGGCTGATCACGGCGGTCACGGCCCGTTCCAACGGCTGGGTGCTCGCCATCCCGCCCGAGGTGCTCGTGGCGGGAGTGGCGGTGACCGTCGCCGTCGGGGCCGTGGCCGGCGTGCTTCCGGCGGTGCGGGCGGCCAAGACCTCGCCGACCGCTGCCCTCAGCAGCTAG